A genomic region of Microlunatus sagamiharensis contains the following coding sequences:
- a CDS encoding potassium channel family protein produces MAVSRLRRLDHERRWTSEALVSLPARSATPAVELARRGGLALLLLALVVALVWFDRDSYTDSYDGEVSLIDAIYYATVTITTTGYGDITPVAPHARVLNAIFVTPLRIGFLVLLVGTTLEVLANQGRQMYRDSRWRRGMRNHVVVVGYGTKGRSAVETLETNGTTAAQVVIIDGRATAVADANARGYAAIEGDATRRDILRRAEIAKAREIVITLDRDDSAILTMLTVRQLNPSAHVVVAVREDDNASLLRQCGANVVVTSSEAVGRLLGLSATSPNIGTVIEDLLSSREGLEVGERQVTASEAGRSPGEISGERVIAVVRNKTLRRFYDPAVAELQTGDQVVVVRRAQDG; encoded by the coding sequence GTGGCGGTGAGCCGGCTGCGGCGCCTGGACCACGAGCGGCGCTGGACCAGCGAGGCGCTCGTGTCGCTGCCGGCGCGCAGCGCGACACCGGCCGTCGAGCTCGCCCGGCGCGGCGGGCTCGCCCTGCTGCTGCTCGCGCTCGTGGTGGCGCTGGTCTGGTTCGACCGGGACTCCTACACCGACAGCTACGACGGTGAGGTCAGCCTGATCGACGCGATCTACTACGCGACGGTCACCATCACGACCACCGGCTACGGCGACATCACCCCGGTGGCGCCGCACGCCCGCGTGCTCAACGCGATCTTCGTGACGCCGCTGCGGATCGGCTTCCTGGTCCTGCTGGTCGGCACGACCCTCGAGGTGCTGGCCAACCAGGGCCGGCAGATGTACCGGGACTCCCGGTGGAGGAGAGGCATGCGCAACCACGTGGTCGTCGTCGGCTACGGCACCAAGGGCCGCAGCGCCGTCGAGACGCTCGAGACCAACGGCACGACCGCCGCGCAGGTGGTCATCATCGACGGCCGCGCCACCGCGGTCGCCGACGCCAACGCCCGCGGGTACGCCGCCATCGAGGGCGACGCGACGCGTCGCGACATCCTGCGGCGCGCCGAGATCGCCAAGGCCCGCGAGATCGTCATCACCCTCGACCGCGACGACTCCGCGATCCTCACGATGCTCACCGTGCGCCAGCTCAACCCGAGCGCGCACGTGGTCGTCGCCGTGCGCGAGGACGACAACGCCTCCCTGCTGCGCCAGTGCGGGGCCAACGTGGTCGTCACCTCGTCGGAGGCGGTGGGCCGGCTCCTCGGGCTGTCGGCCACGAGCCCGAACATCGGCACCGTCATCGAGGACCTGCTGTCCTCCCGCGAGGGCCTGGAGGTCGGCGAGCGTCAGGTGACGGCGTCAGAGGCGGGCCGGTCGCCGGGCGAGATCAGCGGCGAGCGGGTGATCGCCGTGGTGCGCAACAAGACCCTGCGCCGCTTCTACGACCCCGCCGTGGCCGAGCTGCAGACCGGCGACCAGGTCGTCGTGGTCCGACGGGCGCAGGACGGGTAG
- a CDS encoding adenine phosphoribosyltransferase: MTGAPAAGRAGPVEVSALADLVVDVPDFPQPGVTFKDITPLLASPDGLATAVRGLAALAPEGIDAVVALEARGFLFGAPVALALGVGLVPVRKPNKLPRDHVDVTYDLEYGEETLAMHVDALAPGQRVLVVDDVLATGGTVASTAGLVRRLGAEVAAVAVVLELDFLGGRDRLRAAGLDDVRALVSTGGA, translated from the coding sequence GTGACGGGCGCACCGGCTGCGGGTCGCGCGGGGCCCGTCGAGGTCTCCGCGCTGGCGGACCTCGTGGTCGACGTGCCCGACTTCCCCCAGCCGGGAGTGACGTTCAAGGACATCACCCCGCTGCTCGCCTCGCCCGACGGCCTCGCGACCGCGGTCCGAGGGCTCGCGGCGCTGGCGCCCGAGGGGATCGACGCCGTCGTCGCGCTCGAGGCGCGAGGCTTCCTCTTCGGCGCGCCCGTGGCGCTCGCGCTGGGCGTCGGGCTGGTGCCGGTCCGCAAGCCGAACAAGCTCCCGCGCGATCACGTCGACGTCACCTACGACCTCGAGTACGGCGAAGAGACGCTCGCCATGCACGTCGACGCGCTCGCCCCCGGGCAGCGCGTGCTCGTCGTCGACGACGTGCTCGCGACCGGCGGGACCGTGGCCTCGACGGCGGGCCTCGTCCGCCGGCTGGGGGCCGAGGTGGCCGCGGTCGCCGTCGTCCTCGAGCTCGACTTCCTCGGGGGCCGCGACCGGCTGCGCGCCGCGGGCCTGGACGACGTCCGCGCGCTGGTCTCGACCGGGGGTGCCTGA
- the secF gene encoding protein translocase subunit SecF produces the protein MASKFSQLGHRLYTGEVSYDFIGHRRRWYVISGVLLTVSILALLLKGLTLGIEFEGGADFQAPTSVSASQIVEPVRQAIEASGVPDLNEATINTIGSNQVRVQTRTLDTTTEVPAVRAAIGQAVGVPGDQVNYSLIGASWGGQITERALIALVVFLVLVTLVIWIYFRDAKMSAAALIALLHDLLLTVGIYALVGFTVTPATLIGVLTILGYSLYDTVVVFDKVRENVKGVRSSTTKTYSDAANLAVNQVLVRSINTTVIGVLPVAALLFAGTFILGEGPLKDLSLALFVGMVSGAYSSIFIATPILAQLKEREPDMRRHRSRVEGKREKSDARSAGASVAEPTRDDDRLADPDGLVGVGAEGGDAVPVGVKGGTRVTAVPTSPRASVRPVVEGAAKRPQPQSSTRSERKK, from the coding sequence ATGGCGAGCAAGTTCTCCCAGCTGGGTCACCGGCTCTACACCGGCGAGGTCTCCTACGACTTCATCGGCCACCGGCGCCGCTGGTACGTCATCTCCGGGGTCCTGCTGACCGTCTCGATCCTGGCACTGCTGCTGAAGGGCCTGACCCTCGGCATCGAGTTCGAGGGCGGCGCCGACTTCCAGGCGCCGACGAGCGTCAGCGCCTCGCAGATTGTCGAGCCGGTCCGGCAGGCCATCGAGGCGTCGGGCGTGCCCGACCTCAACGAGGCCACGATCAACACGATCGGGTCCAACCAGGTGCGGGTGCAGACCCGCACCCTGGACACCACGACCGAGGTGCCGGCCGTCCGGGCGGCGATCGGCCAGGCCGTGGGCGTGCCCGGCGACCAGGTCAACTACAGCCTGATCGGCGCCTCGTGGGGCGGCCAGATCACCGAGCGCGCGCTGATCGCCCTGGTGGTCTTCCTCGTCCTGGTCACGCTGGTCATCTGGATCTACTTCCGCGACGCCAAGATGTCGGCGGCGGCGCTGATCGCGCTGCTGCACGACCTCCTGCTCACGGTCGGCATCTACGCGCTGGTCGGCTTCACGGTCACCCCGGCGACGCTGATCGGTGTCCTGACGATCCTCGGCTACTCGCTCTACGACACCGTCGTCGTCTTCGATAAGGTGCGCGAGAACGTGAAGGGCGTGCGCTCGAGCACGACCAAGACGTACTCCGACGCGGCCAACCTCGCGGTCAACCAGGTGCTGGTCCGCTCGATCAACACCACGGTGATCGGCGTCCTGCCGGTGGCGGCGCTGCTCTTCGCGGGCACGTTCATCCTCGGCGAGGGCCCGCTCAAGGACCTCTCGCTGGCCCTCTTCGTCGGCATGGTCTCGGGTGCGTACTCCTCGATCTTCATCGCCACGCCGATCCTGGCCCAGCTCAAGGAGCGGGAGCCGGACATGCGCCGGCACCGCTCGCGGGTCGAGGGCAAGCGGGAGAAGAGCGACGCCCGCTCGGCGGGCGCCAGCGTCGCCGAGCCGACCCGTGACGACGACCGGCTCGCGGACCCGGACGGCCTCGTGGGCGTCGGTGCCGAGGGCGGTGACGCGGTGCCGGTCGGGGTCAAGGGCGGGACCCGGGTGACCGCGGTGCCGACGAGCCCGCGGGCGTCCGTGCGACCGGTGGTCGAGGGCGCGGCGAAGCGTCCGCAGCCGCAGAGCTCGACGCGCAGCGAGCGGAAGAAGTAG
- the secD gene encoding protein translocase subunit SecD encodes MIALAIITAGLITLMAVGKTWTPKLGLDLRGGTTVTLTARNTSGSGSIDPNSLQQARTIIEQRVNALGVGESEVTVSGDRQIIVSVPNVQQDQLVQQVGQTAVLRFRAVYAAEQVQPTTPVPSATESGAATPTPAPSGEPTTGASVPAASETAAPGTPSSTPRGGSGQVPAGNNRPMMPQPALPTAPPTPSAPRPTEPGQGTPPDKAIDWQPSQADTTDFASFSCGDPQVDVSDQPLFSCDRTGTEKYLLGPTLIEGNQLTSANAGIPQNGIEWVVNLQFNGDGSTAFENATRALAAKSDPMNRFSIVLDGKSISAPSVSTAIPGGAAQISGGFTQQSATDLANVLKYGALPLAFDISQVNNVSATLGGEQLQAGIIAGIIGLALVVLFCFAYYRGLGIVVVASLAIAAVITYACMVLLGSSVGFALNLPGIAGAIVAIGVTADSFVIYFERIRDEVRDGRSLRTAVETGWLRARQTVLIADAVSMLSAIVLFILAIGSVRGFAFTLGLTTLIDVFIVFFFTKPLMSLLARTKFFGGGHKLSGLDPEHLGVKNLPGTRTRRAVAAGTRV; translated from the coding sequence CTGATCGCCCTGGCGATCATCACCGCGGGTCTGATCACCCTGATGGCCGTGGGCAAGACCTGGACCCCCAAGCTGGGTCTCGACCTGCGGGGCGGCACCACCGTCACGCTGACCGCCCGGAACACCAGCGGCAGCGGGTCGATCGACCCGAACAGCCTCCAGCAGGCGCGCACGATCATCGAGCAGCGCGTCAACGCCCTCGGCGTGGGCGAGAGCGAGGTCACCGTCTCCGGTGACCGCCAGATCATCGTCAGCGTCCCGAACGTGCAGCAGGACCAGCTGGTCCAGCAGGTCGGCCAGACCGCCGTGCTCCGCTTCCGGGCCGTGTACGCGGCCGAGCAGGTCCAGCCGACCACGCCCGTCCCGTCGGCGACCGAGTCCGGTGCGGCGACGCCGACCCCGGCCCCGAGCGGCGAGCCCACGACGGGCGCGTCCGTCCCGGCGGCCTCGGAGACGGCCGCACCGGGGACGCCGTCCTCGACGCCGCGCGGCGGCTCCGGCCAGGTGCCCGCGGGCAACAACCGGCCGATGATGCCGCAGCCGGCGCTGCCGACGGCTCCGCCGACCCCCTCCGCGCCGCGTCCGACCGAGCCCGGCCAGGGCACGCCGCCGGACAAGGCGATCGACTGGCAGCCCAGCCAGGCCGACACGACCGACTTCGCCAGCTTCAGCTGCGGCGACCCGCAGGTCGACGTCTCCGACCAGCCGCTGTTCTCCTGCGACCGGACCGGGACCGAGAAGTACCTGCTCGGCCCGACCCTGATCGAGGGCAACCAGCTCACCAGCGCCAACGCCGGGATCCCGCAGAACGGGATCGAGTGGGTCGTCAACCTGCAGTTCAACGGCGACGGCTCGACCGCCTTCGAGAACGCCACCCGCGCGCTGGCCGCCAAGAGCGACCCGATGAACCGCTTCTCGATCGTGCTGGACGGCAAGTCGATCTCGGCCCCGTCGGTCAGCACCGCGATCCCCGGCGGCGCCGCGCAGATCTCCGGCGGCTTCACCCAGCAGTCGGCGACCGACCTCGCCAACGTGCTCAAGTACGGCGCGCTGCCGCTGGCCTTCGACATCTCGCAGGTCAACAACGTCTCGGCGACCCTGGGTGGCGAGCAGCTGCAGGCGGGCATCATCGCCGGCATCATCGGCCTCGCGCTGGTCGTGCTGTTCTGCTTCGCCTACTACCGCGGCCTGGGCATCGTGGTCGTCGCCTCGCTGGCGATCGCGGCGGTGATCACGTACGCGTGCATGGTGCTGCTCGGCAGCTCGGTGGGCTTCGCGCTCAACCTGCCCGGCATCGCCGGCGCGATCGTCGCCATCGGCGTCACCGCCGACAGCTTCGTCATCTACTTCGAACGCATCCGGGACGAGGTGCGCGACGGGCGCAGCCTGCGCACCGCGGTCGAGACCGGCTGGCTGCGAGCACGCCAGACGGTGCTGATCGCCGACGCGGTGTCGATGCTGTCGGCGATCGTGCTGTTCATCCTGGCGATCGGCTCGGTGCGGGGCTTCGCCTTCACCCTGGGCCTGACCACGCTCATCGACGTGTTCATCGTCTTCTTCTTCACCAAGCCGCTGATGTCGCTGCTCGCGCGCACCAAGTTCTTCGGCGGCGGGCACAAGCTGTCCGGTCTCGACCCCGAGCACCTCGGGGTCAAGAACCTGCCGGGCACGCGCACACGGCGGGCCGTCGCGGCCGGAACGAGGGTCTGA
- the yajC gene encoding preprotein translocase subunit YajC: MSQQSSTLILVLLMVVAFYFLILRPQKKRQQAMQKVMRELEPGDRVLLGSGLFGTLVSIGDKQAVMEISPGVELTVLKQAIVRRATEADEDSVTEDEVGEELEAEATATYDTGDVQPVVRADADAPTGTYGADGDRSNLR, encoded by the coding sequence ATGTCACAGCAATCCAGCACCCTGATCCTCGTCCTGCTGATGGTGGTCGCGTTCTACTTCCTGATCCTGCGGCCGCAGAAGAAGCGCCAGCAGGCCATGCAGAAGGTCATGCGCGAGCTGGAGCCGGGCGACCGTGTGCTCCTGGGCAGCGGGCTCTTCGGCACCCTGGTCTCGATCGGTGACAAGCAGGCCGTCATGGAGATCTCGCCCGGCGTCGAGCTGACCGTGCTCAAGCAGGCGATCGTGCGCCGTGCGACCGAGGCCGACGAGGACTCGGTGACCGAGGACGAGGTCGGCGAGGAGCTCGAGGCCGAGGCCACCGCGACCTACGACACGGGCGACGTGCAGCCGGTCGTCCGTGCCGACGCGGACGCCCCCACGGGCACGTACGGCGCCGACGGCGACCGCAGCAACCTGCGCTGA
- the ruvB gene encoding Holliday junction branch migration DNA helicase RuvB: MSVDPVDVRAVADPDERAAESALRPTSLEEFEGQPRVAEQLGLVLAAARGRGGVPDHVLLSGPPGLGKTTLAMIIATEMTAPLRISSGPAIQHAGDLAAILSGLVEGEVLFLDEIHRLSRPAEEMLYLAMEDFRVDVVVGKGPGATAIPIEIPRFTLVGATTRAGLLPGPLRDRFGFTGQLDFYAAADLDHIVRRSAVLLGVDLDPEGAAEIARRSRGTPRIANRLLRRVRDFAEVRGSGRLTQAVAAAALELYEVDAIGLDRLDRAVLTAVCKRFAGGPVGLSTLAISVGEERETVEEVAEPFLVREGFLMRTPRGRVATPAAWQHLGLRPPRDAGAGVPGATPDPDLFA; encoded by the coding sequence GTGAGCGTCGACCCCGTGGACGTGCGCGCCGTGGCCGACCCCGACGAGCGGGCCGCGGAGTCGGCGCTGCGCCCGACCTCGCTCGAGGAGTTCGAGGGCCAGCCGCGGGTCGCCGAGCAGCTCGGGCTGGTCCTCGCCGCCGCCCGGGGGCGCGGCGGCGTCCCCGACCACGTGCTGCTCTCCGGTCCCCCGGGGCTGGGCAAGACGACCCTGGCGATGATCATCGCGACCGAGATGACGGCCCCGCTGCGCATCTCCAGCGGCCCGGCCATCCAGCACGCCGGCGACCTGGCCGCGATCCTCTCCGGCCTGGTCGAGGGCGAGGTGCTCTTCCTCGACGAGATCCACCGCCTCTCCCGGCCGGCCGAGGAGATGCTCTACCTGGCGATGGAGGACTTCCGGGTCGACGTCGTCGTCGGCAAGGGCCCGGGTGCCACGGCCATCCCCATCGAGATCCCGCGCTTCACCCTCGTCGGCGCGACGACCCGCGCCGGGCTGCTGCCCGGGCCGCTTCGCGACCGGTTCGGGTTCACCGGCCAGCTCGACTTCTACGCCGCGGCCGACCTCGACCACATCGTGCGCCGCTCCGCGGTGCTGCTCGGCGTCGACCTCGACCCCGAGGGTGCCGCCGAGATCGCGCGGCGCTCGCGGGGCACGCCCCGCATCGCCAACCGGCTGCTGCGCCGGGTGCGCGACTTCGCCGAGGTCCGCGGCTCCGGGCGCCTGACGCAGGCCGTCGCGGCGGCCGCCCTCGAGCTCTACGAGGTCGACGCCATCGGCCTCGACCGGCTCGACCGGGCGGTGCTCACGGCCGTCTGCAAGCGCTTCGCCGGCGGCCCCGTGGGGCTGTCCACCCTGGCCATCTCGGTGGGGGAGGAGCGCGAGACGGTCGAGGAGGTCGCCGAACCCTTCCTGGTGCGCGAGGGCTTCCTGATGCGGACGCCGCGGGGTCGCGTCGCCACCCCCGCCGCCTGGCAGCACCTGGGCCTCAGGCCGCCGCGCGACGCCGGCGCGGGCGTCCCGGGCGCCACGCCCGACCCCGACCTGTTCGCGTGA
- the ruvA gene encoding Holliday junction branch migration protein RuvA produces the protein MIAQVSGNVAALGPTSAVVETGGVGLLALCSPGTLAHLRIGQRTTLFTALVVREDSLTLFGFASADEREFFELLLTATGVGPKLAQAALAVLSPDELRHAIATENLVVLCKVPGIGRKGAQRIVLELKDKINAVGLVAEPGAPTLPGHAVWRNQVAQGLIGLGWAPKDAEAACDEVEPMLAEQPDLGVPALMRAALLTLARR, from the coding sequence GTGATCGCCCAGGTCAGCGGGAACGTCGCCGCCCTCGGCCCGACGTCCGCCGTCGTCGAGACCGGCGGGGTGGGCCTGCTCGCCCTCTGCAGCCCCGGCACCCTGGCCCACCTCCGGATCGGGCAGCGGACCACGCTGTTCACCGCCCTCGTCGTCCGCGAGGACTCGCTCACGCTGTTCGGCTTCGCGAGCGCCGACGAGCGCGAGTTCTTCGAGCTGCTGCTGACCGCGACCGGCGTCGGACCCAAGCTGGCGCAGGCCGCGCTCGCCGTGCTCAGCCCCGACGAGCTGCGCCACGCGATCGCCACCGAGAACCTCGTCGTGCTCTGCAAGGTGCCCGGCATCGGCCGCAAGGGCGCGCAGCGGATCGTGCTCGAGCTGAAGGACAAGATCAACGCGGTCGGGCTCGTCGCCGAGCCCGGCGCGCCGACGCTGCCCGGCCACGCGGTCTGGCGCAACCAGGTCGCGCAGGGGCTCATCGGCCTGGGCTGGGCGCCCAAGGACGCGGAGGCGGCGTGCGACGAGGTGGAGCCGATGCTCGCCGAGCAGCCCGACCTCGGCGTCCCGGCCCTGATGCGGGCCGCGCTGCTCACCCTGGCCCGCCGGTGA
- a CDS encoding crossover junction endodeoxyribonuclease RuvC — translation MVDGVPGRPPFVLGVDVVRTSPHEETGARLAVLEEAMEEWVRRYRPAAVAVERVFAQHNVGTVMGTAQAAGVALLVAARHGIPTALHTPSEVKAAITGSGRAGKEQVGAMVARILQLDSVPKPADAADALALAICHVWRGQTTDRLDAARQAASGVAARQQRAYAAARAATSATSTSRGARPVMPK, via the coding sequence ATGGTCGACGGCGTGCCGGGCCGGCCGCCCTTCGTGCTCGGGGTCGACGTCGTCCGCACCTCCCCGCACGAGGAGACCGGTGCCCGCCTCGCCGTCCTCGAGGAGGCGATGGAGGAGTGGGTGCGGCGCTACCGCCCCGCCGCCGTCGCCGTCGAGCGCGTCTTCGCCCAGCACAACGTCGGCACGGTGATGGGCACGGCGCAGGCCGCTGGCGTCGCGCTGCTCGTCGCGGCCCGGCACGGCATCCCCACCGCGCTGCACACGCCCAGCGAGGTGAAGGCGGCGATCACCGGCTCGGGTCGCGCGGGCAAGGAGCAGGTGGGCGCGATGGTCGCCCGCATCCTCCAGCTCGACTCCGTCCCCAAGCCGGCCGACGCAGCCGACGCCCTCGCGCTGGCGATCTGCCACGTGTGGCGCGGCCAGACCACCGACCGTCTCGACGCGGCGCGCCAGGCCGCCTCGGGCGTCGCCGCGCGGCAGCAGCGGGCGTACGCCGCCGCGCGCGCCGCCACCAGCGCGACCAGCACCAGCAGAGGAGCACGCCCCGTGATGCCGAAGTGA
- a CDS encoding YebC/PmpR family DNA-binding transcriptional regulator — MSGHSKWATTKHQKAVVDARRAKSFAKLIKNIEVAARIGGGDLDGNPTLYDAVQKARKTSVPKDNIERAIKRGSGAEGGGSDYETLFYEAYGPAGIAILIECLTDNRNRSASEVRIAVTRNGGTMADVGSTARVFSRKGVVLLPKKQESRELTEDDVLEATLDAGPDEVNDLGDAFEVISDPNDTVAVRTAVQEAGLDYDSAEVSFVPEFTQPADLPTLEKLEKLVDALEDSDDVQNVFTNVEAPDDALVPSS; from the coding sequence ATGTCGGGTCACTCCAAGTGGGCAACCACCAAGCACCAGAAGGCGGTCGTCGACGCGCGCCGCGCCAAGTCGTTCGCCAAGCTCATCAAGAACATCGAGGTGGCGGCACGGATCGGCGGGGGTGACCTCGACGGCAACCCGACCCTGTACGACGCCGTGCAGAAGGCGCGCAAGACCTCGGTCCCCAAGGACAACATCGAGCGCGCCATCAAGCGCGGCTCCGGCGCCGAGGGCGGCGGCTCGGACTACGAGACGCTGTTCTACGAGGCGTACGGCCCGGCCGGCATCGCGATCCTCATCGAGTGCCTGACCGACAACCGGAACCGCTCGGCGTCCGAGGTCCGCATCGCCGTGACCCGCAACGGCGGGACGATGGCCGACGTCGGCTCCACCGCCCGGGTCTTCAGCCGCAAGGGCGTGGTGCTCCTGCCCAAGAAGCAGGAGTCGCGCGAGCTCACCGAGGACGACGTCCTCGAGGCGACGCTCGACGCCGGGCCCGACGAGGTCAACGACCTGGGCGACGCCTTCGAGGTCATCAGCGACCCGAACGACACCGTGGCCGTGCGCACCGCCGTGCAGGAGGCCGGGCTCGACTACGACTCCGCCGAGGTGTCGTTCGTGCCGGAGTTCACCCAGCCGGCCGACCTCCCGACCCTCGAGAAGCTCGAGAAGCTCGTCGACGCCCTCGAGGACTCCGACGACGTGCAGAACGTCTTCACCAACGTCGAGGCTCCCGACGACGCCCTGGTGCCCTCTTCCTAG